The DNA region atttcaactctgctcttgcctgtcatcatgaaaagaaaaaaatgtaaaaggaaaaaggcaagagctgaagtcaggctgagctagttgctgccagagtcaccatggatgattcTGCTTGACTGTttcaaaaagcctctaaaaagcgccctctacaggaggaggcaggagaacaatgtgcctcacctatgtcaggaatttttaggcttttaacccttgcttaactctgctcgagtgatcataaaacacttaaagccagactagatgaggcacatcattctcctgcctcctcctgtagagggcgctttttagaggcttttttaaacagttaaggagagtcatccacggtgactctggcagcaactagctcagccttgcctttttccttttacattttttttcttttcatgatgacagtggtgaagctctgcctcccctgtctcccctgactgcacgtccctggaacaTTCCCATTGCTTGTTGGGGAATCAAAAGGATATGAGCAAGGGTAGCTCATTCAATAGtatgtttaaaaatatgcattTCCTCTTCCAATAACTGTGTGGAATTTCAGTCATTGGGATTTGGGCCTCAATGGATTAGAAATACTGACTATCCATAGTTCTCTCTCAATCATGTGTTTTTTATTACTGTGATTTATTTTTATAGACATATGGACCACATGTATTCACTCGATGTCCTCCTGAGAAATGAACTCAAAGTTTTCAAATTccttaatatatttttcttctattattGTTTCAGATATTTAATATGTTTCCCAAGTTGGCGCTCCTTTTGGGTTCTCGTAAGAAAAGACTGAACAATAGAAAGGAACTCCATACTTTCCTACAGGACACTTTTATAGAACATCTCAATGATCTTGATGAAAATGACCAGAGGAGTTTTATTGATTCATTTCTTGTTCGGCATAGAGAGGTAATGGATCATTTATAAATGTCTCTGATTATTGATAtctgtttttacatattttaaaaaaggtacTTCATGCAGGTTGTTTAAGACCCTTGCTTTAGGAAAGTAGAAAAAACTAATTTCTGGCAGTTTCATTCTTGCTTCATTTTCTTGTTTTATGGTCTGCAGCACTAAAGTCAAACCCAATTAAATTTCCCCATTAAAATATCCTCAATACAGAACGATAGGGTCTATTCTGGATTCTTAGGGTCAACCCTTCAGTGCAGTATGTGAACAtttttgcctttaaaaatatGACTTTTCTAGAGCTTCACAATTTTTTTATTCCAGTTAATGTTTGAAACATCATGTCTCTCAATTTGTTTTGGGACTACAACTTCAATAGCCCTTTATCATTTTGTAAAAGGAAGCAGATTTGGAGAGTAATATATTTGTATTGCACTGACATCCTTcaatctcaaaagactatggtaacgtgttctggaaagaggtcaaagttggagtgtcctctccagcacgaggcctgggtagattaatatggaggatagacagttacccaagcagcagatccacCCTCTTTAcattgctgaaatagtccaatggaatggcagagccgatgcaattggttccagctgcgtTGTAGGAGTTATCAGAACGTGTACACGGTCACAAACTGCTTCTGGGATTCCGGCTCCAGATTTTGtctcgaggttgactcctgaagccttttccagtagtggaaatagccacaaggcagtggaggtttgtaatcagagtttcctttctcctagaagatggttctgccgctttatctgccgttgtggcgtagagccctcttccgccttcaaaactgttgaccgtcttctcctgtaaccctggaaaggtgCCCTTATGAGGTGCTACTGCCAAGATTTTTAAAGATCttctccatcactcaccctttgtcctgacGGGCAATATATTATCCATTCAAGAAGTAGCCTCTCAGCCATCTGGAATTTACATCACATCAATACACTAAGTTTCCTTGCTGGTGTTTTTTCTTAGGAGAAGAAGAGGACTACTGAGGGATATTTCCACTTTGAAAACTTTAGAAGTGTTGTGAGTAATTTATTTGCTGCTGGTACGGAAACTACTTCAAATACTCTGCGTTGGGCCATACTCCTAATGATGAAATTCCCAGAAATTCAgagtatgttttattttattgcttttcacATGATTTCCTACAACTTAAATAGTGATACTTCTGGAAATGGGATCAAGTATCCTTTccaataaaaaacataaaatatgtttgCAGCAATTATCATATACAGAACTAATTCAAAAATCTTTATGGGAATTTATGGTTTggaaactttaataaaaatatcaTAGTTTGAAAAGGAAATTCaacttttgaaatgttttattgtaatataaattagttttaaaaattattggtTGCTTTAGTGCATTGTCACTAAATATGGAAAAATGATCTGACTTGATCATTAAGTTTTGAACAATTTGAAGTAAGTGTTCATTTTAGCTTTTGGGGGCACAatgaaaatccagtgataaaacatcTAACACAAGGTTTCTCTCTGTATTCACATTCATCAAATGTGATGCTCTTTTTTTCTATTGATATTTTCATTGTTTGCATATATATTACTACCTGTAAATCCTGCATCCATTATGTTTCCATCCTACAATGAACCAAGACTGATAGACTTTTCTATGAACAATAATGTATTTTAGCTATGATCAAGGCACATCTCTACATGGTCCACTCAAGATTTCATTCTGGCTTGAGAATTAGAGTTTGGTACAATGGTTATGGCACCAAGTTAAAAACCAGGAGTTTGTgagttctattcctgccttaggtacaaaagccacctgggtgaccttGTCACTctaagcccaacccacctcataagATGTCCTTTTGGggcaaataggaggaagaaggagtattaggaatgtttgccatcttgaattaCTTATGAAATGATAACAGTGGgataaaattctaataaataaaaagaaatcaacaCAGATCACATATTAGTATCACCAAATCTCTACTAAAAGTTCCTGGATTCATAGCCTTCTCTTCTAACGTTGCAGAAGAAATATTTCTGACTGCACTAAAGCAGGTTAAAATGTCTACAAAAAGACCTTACCATAGTTAGAAATCGTcactaacaataacattttataccttctatttttttctttgatatatGATCACGTTTATTCATATTTTGGAACCAGTATCAAAAGTTGTCCACAATTCTGATTGTTTAAATACATTATATTATTGATTTCTTCTGCCAGAGAAGGTCCAAGAAGAAATTGCAAAAGAGATTGGGATTCGTCAGCCAAGGACAGAAGACCGACTCAAAATGCCTTACACTGATGCAGTAATTCATGAAGTTCAAAGATTTGCTGATATTGTTCCAAGCAATTTGCCACATGCAACCACCATGGACATAACTTTCAAAGGCTTCTTCATCCCCAAGGTGATCAGTGTGAAATCACTACATAATACAAGATTTAGCCTATTTTTTACAGTGTGAGGTAGTTTTTTGTACTATGCAGTTTTTACTAACTATGGTAGTTAAAATCTTCTCAACGTGTGACTAGCATACACCCCTCATTATTTAaaaatccatacatttcagtgatgggttgctaactggtttattACCAGTTCACTTGTGCTTGCGTGAGTGGGTAGATCCTCCTGCTGCCACTACTATCGGTTCgactgaaccaggccaaaccgggagcaacccacctctgattcatttGCAATATCTCCTCTAAAATTTCTAAAGGAATGTATTAAATAGCCACACCTTTAATATAGTTCTTTCTCTTTCAATGTTTAGGGAATGCAGATTGTTCCACTGCTGTCATCAGTGCTCCATGATGAATCCCAATGGGAGAAACCCTATGAATTCTACCCTGAGCATTTTCTTGACGCTGAAGAAAAATTTGTGAAAAGGGATGCATTCATGCCTTTCTCTGCAGGTCAGATTCTTTGTACATGTGTGATTGTGTCTAGTAATAAGCAGCCTTTTTTTTGGAAAGAAATCTTCACAAAAGATCATGGAACATTTAAagagcaacaacaataacaataaaacttTAATTGAATGGTCTTCATTTAACAAAGTTTGATATAATTTTGGCTTTTTTTTGATGATTCTGGTACAAGACTTGAACTGGTTTTAAATTATTCAAAGGAGGATAGTAAAAGGTATCAGTCTTTAGCTATTTGCAATTCCTGCAAAGGTTATTAGGGTTGTCAGGTTGAAAAGAAGAATTGGCCTGAGGAGAAAAAAGACTTGACCATGTGGTGTCTGGGAAGAATACAGGGTGTAAATCAAAatctatatttaatattattattaataataattataatattatataatatataactataaataaaataataataataataacaacaacaacaacaacaaaatgaaaatgaagcctacaaatacttaggcattctgcagttggataacatcaagcatggagaagtaaaaactattgtcaggcgagagtacaccaacagagttaggaaaattttgaaatctaaattgaatggtggaaatacaatcaaggccataaatacctgggcaataccagttataagatacacagctggtatagttaactggacacaagctgatttggacattttggaccaaaaaaccaggaaactaatgacaatgcactacagtttacatccacgtagTGATATTAATAGACTTTACCtgtcccgaaaatcaggtggtagaggattattacaagtgaagcaaacagttgaagaagaaaaacatgcactggctgattatttaaaagaaagtcaagaacatctattaatcgaagtaaagaacaaaaatttactgaaggcccaacagacgaaacaagaatacagaaaagatgtgataaaatcaagaatggagagttggcagaacaaagcactgcatggccaatttctggaaaaaataaaagataaagtggacagtgaacaaacttggttatggttaacaacaggtacattaaagaaagaaacagagtcactaatcctggctgcgcaagaacaagctatccgcacaaatgccattaaggccaaaatcgaaaaatcctctgatgatgccaaatgcagactttgcaaagaagctgatgaaactgttgatcacatactcagctgctgtaaaaaaaatcacgcagactgattataaattgcagcagaattcagtagcacaaatgatctattggaatttgtgcaaaaattataatattaaaacagcaacaaactggtgggaacatcagcctgaaaaagtcaccgaaaatcagatggtcaagatcttgtgggattttctcatacaaacagacaaaatactggcgcataatacaccagacatcacactggttgagaaaaataaggtcacaatcatagacatcgcaataccaggtgatagcagggtcgccgagaaggaacatgaaaaaatcgcaagataccaggacttaaaaatcgaaattcaacgactatggcacaaaccagcagtgataattccagtggtaattggcacactgggtgctattccaaaagcactggaattacatttaaaacagttaaaaattgacaaaatcaccatcagtcaaatgcaaaaagccgcactgcttggatctgaaaatacattacgacgtcctaggcccctgggtggggcccgactagtaaccaatgccaaatctggcgaaacaactggccgctgtgatacaattgtataataataataataataataataataataataataataataataataataattgttgttgttgttgtacaattgtatcacagcggccagttgtttcgccggatttggcattggttactagtcgggccccacccaggggcctaggacgtcgtaacgtattttcgtaatatgcgtgcagatccaagcagtgcggctttttgcatttgactgatggtgattttgtcaatttttaactgttttaaatgtaattccagtgcttttggaatagcacccagtgtgccaattaccactggaattaccactgctggtttgtgccatagtcgttgaatttcgatttttaagtcctggtatcttgcgattttttcatgttccttctcggcgaccctgctatcacctggtattgcgatgtctatgattgtgaccttatttttctcaaccagtgtgatgtctggtgtattatgcaccagtattttgtcggtttgtatacggaaatcccacaagatcttgaccatctgattttcagtgactttttcaggctgatgttcccaccagtttgttgctgttttgatattataatttttgcacaaattccaatggatcatttgtgctactgaattgtgccgcaatttataatcagtattattattattattattttaccccATCCATTTAATGGAATTTTAATCCATCTTTTCCTATCTACTGCAACATTTCCATCACTTTAAATATATTACAGTTAGTGACTTTGATTGCCATTTGGATCTTACAGATGTTTTCCCCTAATCCCTACCTCAAATGATCTGTTAAACAAATGTATTCCTGTAATTGTAATCATGACATCTACAGTGAGATACTTCATTTCAGGGCATCAGTGTAGAAGGGTACTTATCAAAGTTTGTCCTTCTTTTAAGATTAGCACAATTCTGATTCTATCAATTCTTATTTTATTGTTCCACTTTTGTCTGTTTTCGTATCAATGTTCTGTCATAATGTTTCTTTTTGCTGATCTCTTCATGGCCATATGACATTGGGAAACTAtgtaaaacagtttaaaaaacccaATAAATCACATTTTTGCCACATATTCTTTCTTCCAGGTCGGAGAGTATGTGCAGGTGAGAACCTCGCTAAAATGGAGCTCTTCCTCTTCTTTACCAGCCTCCTGCAGAAATTTACCTTCCAGACACCCCTAGGAATATCTAAAGATGATCTAGTCCTGACCCCAGCAACTGGGTTTATAACATCTGCTATGCCCTATAAAACCTGTGCCATTCCACGTtcataaaatataagatgttcatAACACCACTTCTCAGTCTTGGATAATGCGATTCTGTATGGTCTTAGCTTAAAAAGTTGTTTGAAACTTTTAGTTACTTTAATTCATTTTaagcaatattattttttctataatacttatatatatatgtatatatgtatgtgtgtgtgtgtgtttgtttatttgtttgaagAAATCATTGATTGCAATAATAACCCAGAAAGAATAATTAAACAAATTAGTTGTTGTGCAACTTATCtgaaattaaaaatcaataccAAAAAGAAACAATGAGCTTTGATATTAATAGGAATGTATCCCATGCAAAATAAAGAAGATTTATTTGGGAACAATTATTCCCAGATTTGTGGAAATAGAATGACAGATGTTACAACTTGGGAAAAGCTGTAATTGTTCCAGTTGGATGAACATCTTGCTAAGATTTACATTTTTGTTCCAAAGAATCCCAATGAAAATTGAAGAAAAGACATTATGCCATTGGCAACACATTTTATACAGTCCAACAAGGAGTAAGTTCAACAATTTGTAACATTGAAATAACGATAGGTGGCCTGTTATGTTACCAAGCTAGTTGTTCAACTGGGATAAAAGATTGAATTAGAACCTCTGATGGCTGGATTGATCAAATTTGCACTCAATGTTATATTCAGAAAAAGATTGGTATAAtatgtggtggtgcagtgattagaatgcagtactgcagagtacttctgctgatcatcagctgccagcagtttggtagtttGGGTCTCAccagcccaaggttgactcagccttccatccttctgaggaccctcagtaaaatgagcacccagattgttgggggcaatacgctgactctgtaaactgcttagagaagactgtaaagcaccatgaagcggttcATAAGCCTAAGTCCTATTGCTACTGGTACTGTTAGTACATTTCTCTGCTATTGGTTCCAGACTAAACAATTCATCCTATATTGCAttgttagaaataaaaataaccagggtggatggtatttttttttcatatttgcggcaatgttataaattttataaaatccaATAATACGGGtggctgccttttaaaaaaataactaactTTTATGTTACCATAAAAGTATACTCATTTGGCTTAGCCTATGGCAAACATCTTAAGTCAGGcagaaaatattgcaatttaTAATTTAGGATTTGAGCTATACTTATTATTCACTACATAATAATCCCATTTATATAACAGCATATCAATGCTTTCAAATTTTCAAATTGTCGACTTATATTAACATCCTTTTGAATTTTTAGTTAATGTCATTATGTTTGAAAATctctttttaatctatttttcttCATTATATTATTTTCTAGATTTTCTTTATAATTGCAGAAGtaacaaattaacaaaaagaCAATTAAGAAAAATTATAATTAATGAAATAATTAGGTTCATGTGTGCTGTATAAaactgcatgcatgcatatagaaCATATAGATAGAAATCAGAAGATTTGCATAAAAAGCCAGTGTCATCTTCTACTTTGCTTGCTTTCGgatacagggagggagggggctacAGGTATTTGGGATGAGGAATTTATGAtgctggaggagttatcaggAGGGAGTTTGGTTCTtgccatcttctgtgcatgctgatggcctgtatttggacttggtcaaggtgaactgtctgcataccaactgaatgaggctttttgaagatgcaccccacatgacaccttaagGAGTTGCGGATTGCTCATTGGGTTGGGGTGATTAGGGGGAGAGTGCTGggcaaacatttgatatgtacatgttcatgcctttttggctcagatcttgcttttttttcactgctttcttttcataatcagtaaaagtatctATATCTCTACaaaaatggagttgggagttttctttcttggttattgaaggaggcacgcctgacattaAGCAAAATCTCTCCTTCACACCCATCCCAGAGTTAAAAACTTCCATGGGGGGTGTGCATACAGAAATGTCTAACCCCTGCAGCGACCAGGAGGATATGGGAGAGACTGGGTCCTCTTTTCCTTTGGAGAAGGCGCCAAACTCCAAAAATCCCTCCTCTTGAAGTGAAGTATGGAGGAGATCCTAAAGATCTGGGATTTCTTTAGTTCAGGTTTGGGATTACATGCAGCAATATGGGGAGGATTTCCCATCTGAGGAGGCCAAAGTGAGAGCTGTTACTATGGCATTGGAGAACAAAGTGGCTTCCTGGATGGTCACTTTGCATAATGATGATTTCCCCCTGTTGAGACATTACAATGTGTTTATGGCAGTCCCGAGGAAGCGCTTTGATAACCCCCTTGCAAATCGGAAGGCAAGAACCAGGATGAGAACTTTAACCCAGGGGAGGAGGTCTGTGGCTGAGTACACATGGATGGCCTGAATGATAATGTATATCAGGGGTGTGTGAATAGTACCCACCCCCCATGACCTGCAATGCTGGTATGAACTAACAGCTGATGTGGAAATTGACTTAGCCAGAAATCAATACTGTGGAGGCAGCAGCAGAACCAAAAATCCCCCCACCTACTCCAAAAGAGAATCCAAGAGCAGGAAAGGGGTGGTCATCCCCGATCAACTGCCTGTTTCtgatgtgggaaggaggggcatcggGCTGCCAACTGCTATTCTAAGATTGTCCCCAAACCAGCCACAGCTGGAGAGAAGAAACCCGACTGGCAGCTAGGGAAATGCTGTGAAACCGTCCTGAAAGGCGTGGAAGTTGCTGATGTCCTTcctccaagccaggagaaagtgAATTCAACTCCGATGGCGACCACCTGGTAAGTCCCTGGTCGGGCCCCATGGCCATTCCAGTAGAATTAAAAGTACTCTCgactggagcccaggggaagatgctggcccttttagattcTGGCTGCACCCGATGTGTGATTAGCCCAGAAGTGGTTGCCAGTTGGATGGGtcagtggctgggggggggggggggcattttataACCAAACCAGTAGAGATGTAGATGGGAGATCACTGAATAAATTCCGAGTCGctgacctttatgccaaattgacTAAGTGTGAATTCCACCAAGAGAAAACTGATTACATGGGTTACCATATCTCTCATGAGGGCATCGAAATGGATCCAGAGAAAGTCCGGCTGTTACTGAATGGGCAGCTCCTTGCATCCACAAGCAGCTGCAATTTTTTGGGGATTTTGCTAACTTTTGCCaccaatttattccctcattctcTAGCATTGCCCTGCCCATCTCAAATCTCCTACAATCAAAAGGAGAAGCTAAGCCTAGTCCTGGTAATTCTTtaaactggactatggaatgtcaagcagtgtttgagaagttgaaatgaccatttgcagctgaaccagttttaAAAACCCTTTCATGGATACCCTTTTGTGGTTCAAGCAGATACAAGTGACGTAGCCGTGGAGGCAGCATTGCTCCAAACAAATGCAGATAGAAACTTGcaaccttgtgcctacacctcccgaaaactaacggaaacagaatgAAGATATGCAATATGGTAAagggaagctt from Thamnophis elegans isolate rThaEle1 chromosome 3, rThaEle1.pri, whole genome shotgun sequence includes:
- the LOC116505853 gene encoding cytochrome P450 2K1-like, encoding MDWIGHILILLLFILGIMFLLKKGSSWNSSCPNLPPGPRTVPIFGNLLMMDLKRPHKTMIELSKEYGPIFRLKMGFEEMVVLTGYETVKEALVNQADAFAERASVPFFEDFTKGFGIIFSHGENWKVMRRFALSTLRDYGMGKRTIEDKITEECSVLMKTIETYAGKPIDITAIMGAAVSNIIVSILFGKRYDYEDATFLRLLKLFSENIQLSRTLDILIFNMFPKLALLLGSRKKRLNNRKELHTFLQDTFIEHLNDLDENDQRSFIDSFLVRHREEKKRTTEGYFHFENFRSVVSNLFAAGTETTSNTLRWAILLMMKFPEIQKKVQEEIAKEIGIRQPRTEDRLKMPYTDAVIHEVQRFADIVPSNLPHATTMDITFKGFFIPKGMQIVPLLSSVLHDESQWEKPYEFYPEHFLDAEEKFVKRDAFMPFSAGRRVCAGENLAKMELFLFFTSLLQKFTFQTPLGISKDDLVLTPATGFITSAMPYKTCAIPRS